The genomic region GAATTCAAAGTAAAATGGTGTAAAATGATCAGCCAATCAGATCAAGGAATTTTTATCACGTGATAAATACTTGCAGTTAGCTTTAGGTGGCTGTGATATGAGCAATCTACGTCAAATTTTGAGGATAGATGTTCACCTTGGTTGTGACTAAAATTCCGATACCTActacaaatttataatttttacatttttgtttcaGAGCAGCGTCAATTACACGGAATTTATTCATCATCATCGTAATGGTACAATGGTACACCGATATTTGAAAATGGCACCTGCGAGTATTTTAATGCGGATAACTTAACTTCTACTGATATTCCTGCAGCAGACGACGCGACGATCTGTATTCTATCATTCTTAATTAAAGTAAATAGTATGGCATGTTTTAGAGCTTTCTATTAGTATTTTAGTTTATTCGAATTATATAAGTAGGTATTGTAGAATGTAGACAGATATGGTAGTTAAAAAGTAGTACATACCTATATGCAAAGTTTTACGAATAAAATcctatttttatctagatttatAAAATGTATGCCCCACAAacatttattataacacaaactTATTACATATTTCGTTATTTTTCATTTACGTTTTATGGTTATTAGTTAATTAgtttaattaatatggttattagtctatttttcttAAGATTTAATATTATAGGTCTCTATTGTATAAACTTGTGACCACCACTGAATTTGAAGTTGCCTACCTATTGGGTATTGTTCATTGACGGCACCGGAATTCTCAAAATTGTCAAATTCGAATTTGTTTTTGATTCACAGAAAATATCTGTTTAATATAAGAAGACAACCATTACAATACAATAATTGTAatgttaatattattatatttgaaaaacaattatatatatattatatatataatcatatcccttctaccatacaatggtgtagggtgtaataattattattaccgATAGATATTTGAGAAAATGATCAATTAcaattttatctcataactttaATTAAATCAAACCAAACAAGTTTCATCATCGGATGGATTATTTGCATTAGAGACCAGGGCATTTATAACAAAAAACACCGAAGTAAACCGATTTTTTAATACTATCGACTTGCTACTATTTGCATTGTGTTTAGGACAGTGGCGATTATAGAATTGTATCTCGGAAAGGAAGGACGGGACTTCCCCAATGTAACACATTTGGTAACACCAACCAAAATTGAAGAGCTTATTGCAACATAATGGTAAGCCACAAAATAATAAAACCGAGATATCaatgtttaaagttttaaaaaaatctaaaaaatattggTTTAAATGTAAAAACCTGAACGCTTGTTAGTTAGTTAtattagttattaaaatacatgtacatttattatttcacaaaaaaacacatatttatattaaaaaaataagtttattaaaaaaaaatgtggcttaacatattgttaaatttaaaaaatcgcaATACAAAAAAATCAACTAAGTTATGTTTCTACAATTTCCACTTCTTCATTAACTTCAGAAGCTGCGTTTAACTGATTATAAAAAGTGTGGTACACTGGCGGGATATAAACAAACTTTTTATATTGTCCAGTTTATTTTTCGCAATTTTCAGAGGTTCGTTATATTTCTTGGGAATGTTTGACAACTCTATTATTGCAGGTCTGCCTTTCCGTAAAACGGAATTTTCTTCGCCAATTTCACGTGAACTAATAATCGTCTTGGTTTTCTTAGAAGTATACTGCTGTCCTGAATTACGGCTTCTTTTTCTTTCATTTCGATCATAGTGTTCCTCATTTCGTTGTCTCCATCTTGTTGG from Diabrotica virgifera virgifera chromosome 3, PGI_DIABVI_V3a harbors:
- the LOC126881824 gene encoding uncharacterized protein LOC126881824, with translation MAPTSGARAELRAVLSENSSLNVNFIDDRDDSVADKDHKPSGDDFPSQSSEDELQEPIPRLFKDKEVNSEKKKPTRWRQRNEEHYDRNERKRSRNSGQQYTSKKTKTIISSREIGEENSVLRKGRPAIIELSNIPKKYNEPLKIAKNKLDNIKSLFISRQCTTLFIIS